In Anaerolineales bacterium, one DNA window encodes the following:
- a CDS encoding YeeE/YedE thiosulfate transporter family protein, whose amino-acid sequence MNFPLPEFTVVSASNPWTYILFGVIGFAFGYVLEMSGFGDSRKLAAQFYFTELTVLKVMFTAIVTAMVLTFGAVGLGLLNFSQVWVNPTYLWSGLVGGLIMGVGFIIGGFCPTTSLASASTGKIDGMFFMIGGFAGAALFAETERFFTHWYNNAGYYGRVTLDQVFNLPIGIVVLLVVLMALFMFWGAEQLERIFGKKDLSREPKLRIAGAGALLVFALAVVFIGSPSFEERYNKLTFTRTETIQVEGQEPIVNTITYTADQMLMNRLAFITPAEAFKAKYNQGMKPVYLDVRSEADYNLYHIEDAVNVPLERIEEIVPLLLSEPPANTVFLVISNDETAAVQAWKILAADSVPNVYILEGGVNNWIAFFGTEEDALRLNPNAGDDELGYLFPAALGSRYESCSPSPIQYENLEFEEKIKLQLKRDKSGGGCG is encoded by the coding sequence ATGAACTTTCCCCTCCCTGAATTTACCGTAGTCAGCGCAAGCAACCCATGGACATACATCCTCTTCGGTGTGATCGGCTTTGCGTTCGGCTATGTGCTTGAAATGTCCGGGTTTGGCGATTCCCGCAAACTCGCCGCGCAGTTCTACTTCACCGAACTGACCGTGCTCAAGGTCATGTTCACCGCCATCGTCACTGCCATGGTGCTGACCTTTGGGGCAGTCGGTCTTGGCCTCCTGAACTTCAGCCAGGTATGGGTCAACCCGACTTATCTGTGGTCAGGCCTCGTTGGCGGGCTGATCATGGGCGTCGGTTTCATCATCGGCGGGTTCTGCCCCACCACATCCCTGGCTTCCGCCTCCACAGGCAAAATTGACGGCATGTTCTTCATGATCGGCGGTTTTGCCGGCGCGGCGCTCTTTGCCGAAACCGAAAGATTCTTCACACATTGGTACAACAACGCAGGCTATTACGGGAGAGTGACCCTTGACCAGGTTTTCAATTTACCCATAGGTATCGTTGTACTCCTCGTTGTACTGATGGCGCTATTCATGTTCTGGGGCGCGGAACAACTCGAACGTATATTCGGAAAAAAAGACCTGAGCCGGGAGCCCAAACTCCGCATTGCAGGCGCAGGCGCCTTGCTCGTGTTCGCGCTCGCGGTTGTCTTCATCGGCTCGCCTTCATTCGAAGAAAGATACAACAAACTGACATTCACACGCACCGAAACCATTCAGGTCGAAGGTCAGGAACCCATTGTCAACACAATTACCTATACCGCCGACCAAATGCTTATGAACCGCCTGGCTTTCATCACGCCCGCCGAAGCCTTCAAGGCAAAATACAACCAGGGTATGAAACCTGTCTATCTCGATGTGCGTTCCGAAGCCGATTACAACCTGTATCACATCGAAGATGCGGTCAACGTGCCGTTGGAGCGCATCGAAGAGATCGTCCCCCTCCTGCTCAGTGAGCCGCCCGCCAACACCGTCTTCCTCGTGATAAGCAACGACGAAACCGCTGCCGTGCAGGCGTGGAAGATTCTCGCAGCGGACAGCGTGCCAAACGTGTACATCCTCGAAGGCGGGGTCAACAACTGGATCGCGTTCTTTGGCACGGAGGAGGATGCGCTTCGACTCAACCCCAATGCTGGGGACGACGAATTGGGCTATCTCTTCCCTGCCGCGTTGGGCAGCCGCTATGAATCCTGTTCGCCCAGCCCCATTCAATATGAAAACCTGGAATTCGAAGAAAAGATTAAATTGCAGTTGAAGCGTGATAAAAGCGGTGGTGGCTGCGGGTAG
- a CDS encoding ATP-binding protein: MTTIRTPAKIIPRAFPGIRPNEVQEIIVNSHIKTYPPDTVLCREDAVEQTFYMVLEGEFEVTKTINNTDKRLLKTLTAGDFFGEMALIHNAPRAATVKSITNVVVLELDKEGFNRVLKHSPSVAMAMVGEISSRLRQNDQLAIEDLRLRAAELADAYQKLSEQEHARNEFLSSVAHELRTPLMAASGYLHALKKGMLSGEQLDTSLDTIARNVDQIVTLTNDILFLQEIDLVIPDFQPVNVADIVNNVVNKYDGKARARRVKVKIKGGHNVPHVQGDEKSLERAVIALVDNAIKFSPPNGVVEIRISEQDNRVSIAVEDHGIGIDPQIRPHIFDRFFHLDKSDDELYSGLGIGLSITRQVIQQHRGTLDVESVPGQGSTFTISLLKWK; the protein is encoded by the coding sequence ATGACCACGATCCGCACCCCCGCAAAAATCATCCCCCGCGCATTTCCCGGCATCCGGCCGAACGAAGTGCAGGAGATCATTGTCAACAGCCATATCAAGACATATCCCCCCGATACCGTCTTATGCAGGGAGGATGCGGTTGAACAGACATTCTACATGGTACTCGAGGGGGAGTTCGAGGTCACAAAAACCATCAACAATACAGACAAGCGTCTACTGAAAACCCTGACTGCCGGGGATTTTTTCGGTGAGATGGCACTTATCCACAACGCACCCAGAGCCGCCACCGTCAAATCAATAACCAACGTCGTCGTGCTGGAATTGGATAAGGAGGGATTCAACCGCGTGCTGAAACACAGTCCCAGCGTGGCCATGGCAATGGTTGGGGAGATCAGCAGCCGGCTGCGGCAGAACGACCAGCTTGCCATCGAAGATCTGCGTTTGCGGGCCGCCGAACTGGCGGATGCCTATCAAAAACTCTCCGAGCAGGAACATGCGCGCAACGAATTCCTTTCCAGCGTCGCACACGAGTTGCGCACTCCATTAATGGCTGCGAGCGGATATTTGCACGCACTCAAAAAAGGGATGCTCAGCGGCGAACAGCTGGACACATCGCTGGACACCATCGCGCGTAACGTGGACCAGATCGTTACGCTCACAAATGACATTCTCTTCCTGCAGGAGATCGATCTGGTCATCCCGGATTTTCAGCCTGTCAATGTTGCCGATATCGTGAACAACGTTGTTAATAAATATGACGGCAAAGCGCGGGCAAGACGGGTTAAGGTGAAAATAAAAGGCGGCCACAATGTCCCCCATGTGCAGGGCGATGAAAAATCCCTTGAACGCGCGGTTATAGCGCTGGTGGACAATGCCATAAAATTCAGTCCGCCGAACGGTGTGGTGGAGATACGAATTTCAGAACAGGATAATCGTGTGAGCATCGCCGTCGAAGATCACGGCATCGGCATTGATCCGCAGATTCGTCCGCATATCTTTGACAGGTTTTTCCATCTGGATAAAAGCGACGATGAACTTTACAGCGGATTGGGCATCGGACTTTCCATCACGCGCCAGGTCATCCAACAGCATCGCGGCACGCTGGATGTTGAAAGCGTACCCGGCCAGGGAAGCACATTTACCATTTCCCTGCTGAAGTGGAAATAA
- a CDS encoding class I fructose-bisphosphate aldolase, which translates to MKTDIQALLGAKAESLLGFDSPKIPRERLHLPGPDFMDRIFLQSDRNPRVLNNLAWMYNHGRLAGTGYLSILPVDQGIEHSGGASFAKNPDYFDPENIVKLAIEGGCNAVASTFGVLGLMSRKYAHKIPFIVKINHNELLTYPNSFEQILFGTVEQAYDMGAAAVGATIYFGSDDSHREIIEIAEAFANAHELGMATILWCYLRNPAFKKDKDFHVSADLTGQANHLGVTMQADIIKQKLPENNGGFLALNTGDSSYGKLDKRMYSELASDHPIDLCRYQVANCYMGRVGLINSGGASGENDFAEAAATAVINKRAGGQGLISGRKAFQRPMKEGVKILNTIQDVYLDKKIKVA; encoded by the coding sequence ATGAAAACCGATATACAAGCCCTGCTGGGAGCCAAAGCGGAATCCCTGCTTGGTTTCGACTCGCCCAAGATCCCCAGGGAACGCCTCCATCTGCCCGGTCCCGACTTTATGGATCGTATCTTCCTCCAGTCTGACAGAAACCCCCGCGTGCTGAACAACCTCGCATGGATGTATAACCACGGCCGCCTCGCCGGGACGGGCTACCTGTCCATCCTGCCCGTGGACCAGGGCATCGAGCATTCCGGCGGCGCGAGTTTCGCCAAGAATCCCGATTACTTCGACCCGGAGAACATCGTCAAACTTGCCATCGAGGGCGGGTGCAATGCCGTTGCATCCACGTTTGGCGTGCTGGGGCTGATGTCCCGCAAGTACGCGCACAAAATCCCATTCATCGTGAAGATCAATCACAACGAACTGTTGACCTATCCCAACAGTTTCGAGCAGATCCTGTTCGGCACGGTGGAGCAGGCATACGACATGGGTGCGGCGGCGGTCGGTGCGACGATCTACTTCGGCTCGGACGATTCGCATCGTGAGATCATCGAGATCGCGGAAGCCTTCGCCAACGCCCACGAACTCGGCATGGCAACCATCCTGTGGTGCTACCTGCGCAATCCCGCCTTCAAAAAGGACAAGGATTTTCACGTCTCCGCGGACTTGACCGGGCAGGCAAACCATCTCGGTGTGACCATGCAGGCGGATATCATCAAACAGAAACTGCCCGAGAACAACGGCGGCTTCCTCGCCCTGAACACCGGTGACAGTTCCTATGGCAAACTGGACAAACGCATGTACAGCGAACTCGCCAGCGACCATCCGATCGACCTGTGCCGCTATCAGGTGGCGAACTGTTACATGGGGCGTGTGGGACTGATCAACAGCGGCGGCGCTTCGGGTGAGAACGATTTTGCCGAAGCCGCAGCGACCGCCGTCATCAACAAGCGCGCCGGCGGGCAGGGGCTGATCTCCGGGCGCAAAGCCTTCCAACGCCCAATGAAGGAGGGTGTGAAGATCCTGAACACCATTCAGGATGTGTATCTGGATAAGAAGATCAAGGTGGCGTAG
- a CDS encoding YeeE/YedE thiosulfate transporter family protein: protein MWFRYGLRPTQPPYRQKEFLNMTAQTRKSILNRPEKPYVHPYVGGIVLGIVLFLAFFLTGNGLGSSGATSRIDAAIVDAISSSHVDNNPYLLKMAGGDKNPLDDWIVPVFFGALFGGFASGLFNGRLKFMTTKGPHISDRTRWLMAFLGGVIFLYGARMARGCTSGQALSGGATLSAGSWVVMFAIFGGAYGLAYFVRKLWN, encoded by the coding sequence GTGTGGTTTCGCTACGGGCTCCGCCCTACTCAACCACCATATCGACAGAAGGAGTTTCTTAACATGACCGCTCAAACCAGAAAATCAATTTTAAACCGCCCCGAAAAGCCGTACGTGCATCCGTACGTTGGCGGTATCGTGCTGGGCATCGTCCTGTTCCTTGCCTTCTTCCTCACAGGCAATGGACTTGGTTCCTCGGGCGCAACCAGCCGCATTGACGCCGCGATCGTAGATGCCATCTCGTCCTCGCACGTGGATAACAACCCCTACCTTTTGAAAATGGCGGGCGGCGACAAAAATCCGCTGGATGACTGGATCGTGCCTGTCTTCTTTGGCGCGTTGTTCGGCGGCTTTGCCTCCGGTCTGTTCAATGGACGCTTAAAATTCATGACCACCAAAGGTCCGCACATCTCCGACCGCACCCGCTGGCTAATGGCATTCCTCGGCGGCGTGATCTTCCTCTACGGCGCACGCATGGCGCGAGGATGCACCTCCGGGCAGGCGCTTTCTGGCGGGGCAACTCTTTCCGCAGGATCGTGGGTTGTCATGTTCGCGATCTTCGGCGGGGCCTATGGACTTGCGTACTTCGTAAGAAAACTTTGGAACTAA
- a CDS encoding NUDIX domain-containing protein yields the protein MPQSDQGVTNDRYMLIPRTAIFARRGDEYLLIKGAPTKRLWAGKYNGLGGHVECGEDILSAARRELLEEAGVAADLWLCGTLVVDAGEVGICLFVVCGENVRGEVKASKEGAVEWVRKEAALHLPVVEDLPILLERIHQMKSGDPPFSARSYYENGELKVVFAE from the coding sequence ATGCCTCAATCCGACCAGGGTGTCACCAACGACCGATACATGCTTATTCCGCGTACGGCGATCTTTGCCCGCCGCGGGGACGAATACTTGCTCATCAAAGGTGCGCCAACGAAGCGGCTGTGGGCCGGCAAATACAACGGACTGGGCGGCCATGTGGAGTGCGGCGAGGATATCCTGTCCGCGGCGCGGCGCGAGCTGCTGGAGGAGGCGGGTGTGGCGGCGGACCTGTGGTTGTGCGGCACGCTGGTCGTGGATGCGGGGGAGGTGGGAATCTGTCTGTTCGTGGTGTGTGGGGAGAATGTACGGGGGGAGGTCAAGGCTTCCAAAGAAGGAGCAGTTGAATGGGTCAGGAAAGAGGCGGCGCTTCATCTTCCTGTGGTGGAGGATCTGCCGATCCTGCTGGAGCGGATTCATCAGATGAAGAGCGGCGATCCACCCTTTTCAGCGCGGTCTTATTATGAGAATGGGGAATTGAAAGTCGTCTTCGCGGAGTAG